Proteins co-encoded in one Hymenobacter swuensis DY53 genomic window:
- a CDS encoding RCC1 domain-containing protein, which yields MIRLLRGFWLGLLVWLSSAWCMPATAQSHTLFVQPDGSLWAWGDNQFGQLGDGTTRNRQFPVPILTGVQWQSISVGYRHSAGIRQDGTLWIWGNNEYGQLGNGTVVAKSAPTEIIPGSRWQSVAASATATVAVRQDGTLWVWGDQQPTPKQFGTLSTWQTVSAGERHYLALQQNGTLWTWGSNSSRQLGHETLASSAVPIQVKPGTLWKSIDAGGNQSIGIQQNGSLWHWGSFAPGGYSGNATPYEIQPTKKWLQASAGEFHVAAVQDNGALWTWGNNEFGQLGNGTTFMLRSYDNYIWENSHQVHPGSIWQYAVATGRHTLAVRQDGSLWSWGTNTAGQVGSATLFPVALSTAGQVLNATWRSVSTSSTHTVAVRQDGTLWTWGNNQRGQLGDGITTSRSVPVQLGNLTSWLSASAGPGYTVAIRQDGTLWSWGSNEFGQLGNGTTKDHHRPRQIDSLTQWRRWWSVSAGPGHVVALEEKGRLWSWGNNDQGQLGTGDKIRRLLPVYLSNGILQASPGQGYTVALAEDGTLLGCGLNSSGQLGNNSTTSLLTFNRIYLPQGTPGIWKEVKAGNQHTVGISKDGSLWTWGNNATGQLGTGTTANSLIPARIGTATTWQTLAAGPTHSAALQQDGSLWAWGDNTNGQLGMGNTDPLLQPTRVPGAGRWQTLTTNASSVGIQQNGSLWTWGSNTHGQLGNGSTTNQLAPRAIVQPTWQQVSAGYSFSAGLQSDGSLWTWGSNDNGQLGNSTTIGHSSPTQVAPGSKWKTMGCGWDHIAAIRQDGTLWGWGLAYIDFNHQPRVVPALVSADTTWRSVSTGYRYTMAIRRDGSLWGWGYNSFSGNVLPGAAWALFSPVPVMPGSKWKSVSAGHEHTAAIREDGTLWTWGENQHGLLGNGVLDLSQYGPVQVAPGSKWKSVSAGTVHTTAIREDGTLWAWGSVYFDLLGTGAQKYSIVPVQIAPGTTWQSVVTGRGYTLAVRQDGTSWAWGLNGIHQLGDGTATDRPAPVQLSSPTNWVSYAAGGSHALVIRADGTLWAWGNNQVGQLGQSPLGTVPLMLTLGNQVLTATPSAVAAAPALEAPLTAWPVPFGSTGVQVQLRPLQRGPAIISLLNATGRVLWQQTLYISAATTLTIPQTGSLPSGLYLLRLQQGTQQSVLRIVRE from the coding sequence ATGATTCGACTTTTACGGGGCTTCTGGCTGGGATTATTGGTGTGGTTGAGCAGCGCGTGGTGTATGCCCGCTACGGCACAATCCCACACCCTATTTGTTCAGCCCGACGGCAGCCTCTGGGCTTGGGGCGACAACCAATTCGGACAGCTGGGTGATGGGACCACCCGCAACCGCCAGTTTCCGGTTCCCATACTCACCGGAGTTCAATGGCAGTCCATCAGCGTCGGCTACCGGCACTCGGCAGGTATCCGGCAGGATGGCACGCTGTGGATCTGGGGTAATAACGAGTATGGGCAGTTAGGCAACGGCACGGTAGTCGCCAAGTCAGCCCCCACCGAAATTATCCCGGGCTCCAGGTGGCAAAGTGTTGCCGCTTCCGCCACCGCCACCGTGGCCGTGCGCCAGGATGGTACCCTATGGGTGTGGGGAGACCAACAGCCCACGCCCAAACAATTTGGCACGCTGAGCACGTGGCAAACTGTAAGCGCCGGGGAAAGGCACTACTTGGCGCTCCAGCAGAACGGTACGCTCTGGACTTGGGGCAGCAACAGTAGCCGTCAGCTCGGCCACGAAACCTTGGCCAGCTCGGCGGTGCCGATACAGGTGAAGCCTGGCACTCTGTGGAAAAGCATAGATGCCGGAGGCAACCAATCGATAGGTATTCAGCAGAACGGCAGCCTCTGGCACTGGGGCAGCTTCGCACCGGGCGGTTACTCGGGCAATGCTACTCCCTACGAAATACAGCCTACTAAAAAATGGCTGCAGGCCAGCGCGGGAGAGTTCCACGTAGCCGCCGTGCAGGATAATGGGGCGTTATGGACCTGGGGCAACAATGAATTTGGGCAGCTTGGCAACGGCACCACGTTCATGCTCAGGTCCTACGACAATTATATATGGGAGAATAGCCACCAGGTGCATCCTGGCTCTATTTGGCAGTATGCCGTGGCCACAGGCCGGCATACTTTGGCTGTGCGCCAGGATGGCTCACTCTGGAGCTGGGGAACCAATACTGCCGGGCAGGTAGGTAGTGCAACGCTGTTTCCCGTTGCCCTCAGCACTGCTGGCCAAGTGCTTAATGCTACCTGGCGCAGCGTTAGCACCAGCAGCACCCACACAGTAGCCGTGCGACAGGACGGAACACTGTGGACCTGGGGCAACAACCAGCGCGGACAGCTTGGGGATGGCATCACCACTTCCCGGAGTGTACCTGTACAACTTGGTAACCTCACCAGTTGGCTCAGCGCCAGCGCGGGCCCCGGTTATACCGTGGCCATTCGCCAGGATGGCACGTTGTGGAGTTGGGGCAGTAATGAATTTGGCCAGCTCGGGAATGGCACCACTAAGGACCACCACCGGCCCCGGCAGATTGATTCTCTGACCCAGTGGCGCAGGTGGTGGAGCGTAAGCGCCGGCCCCGGCCACGTGGTGGCTCTTGAGGAAAAAGGCAGATTGTGGAGCTGGGGCAATAACGACCAGGGCCAATTGGGTACCGGCGACAAAATCCGTCGACTATTGCCTGTTTACCTGAGCAATGGCATTCTGCAGGCTTCTCCCGGACAAGGCTACACGGTGGCACTGGCGGAAGACGGTACCTTGCTCGGGTGTGGCCTAAACTCTTCCGGCCAGCTCGGCAATAATTCCACCACCTCGTTGCTAACGTTCAACCGCATCTACCTCCCCCAAGGCACGCCAGGTATCTGGAAAGAAGTGAAAGCGGGCAACCAGCACACCGTCGGCATCAGCAAAGATGGTAGCCTCTGGACCTGGGGTAACAACGCAACCGGGCAGCTAGGTACGGGGACCACCGCCAATTCCCTTATTCCCGCCCGTATTGGCACGGCTACCACCTGGCAAACCCTGGCGGCCGGCCCTACTCACTCGGCGGCGCTGCAGCAGGATGGCAGCCTCTGGGCCTGGGGTGATAACACCAACGGCCAGCTCGGCATGGGCAACACAGACCCGCTGTTGCAGCCCACGCGGGTACCTGGGGCTGGCCGATGGCAAACCCTGACCACTAACGCTTCCTCGGTCGGTATCCAGCAGAATGGTAGCCTCTGGACCTGGGGGAGCAACACACATGGGCAGTTGGGCAACGGCAGTACGACCAACCAGCTTGCTCCCCGCGCCATTGTCCAGCCTACCTGGCAACAGGTCAGCGCCGGCTACTCTTTCTCGGCCGGCCTACAGTCCGATGGCAGCCTCTGGACCTGGGGGAGCAACGACAATGGACAACTTGGCAACAGCACAACCATTGGCCACTCCTCTCCCACCCAGGTAGCGCCGGGCAGCAAATGGAAAACTATGGGCTGCGGCTGGGACCACATAGCTGCCATCCGCCAGGATGGTACCCTGTGGGGTTGGGGGCTGGCCTATATCGACTTCAACCATCAGCCCCGCGTGGTTCCCGCACTCGTCAGTGCCGACACCACTTGGCGAAGCGTAAGCACCGGCTATAGATATACGATGGCCATCCGGCGCGACGGCTCCCTGTGGGGTTGGGGCTACAATTCCTTTAGTGGCAATGTTCTACCAGGAGCCGCCTGGGCGCTGTTCTCCCCGGTTCCCGTAATGCCGGGCAGCAAGTGGAAAAGTGTGAGTGCCGGCCATGAGCATACGGCCGCCATTCGGGAAGATGGTACACTCTGGACCTGGGGCGAAAACCAGCATGGCCTGCTGGGCAATGGTGTTCTTGACCTATCCCAGTATGGACCCGTGCAGGTAGCGCCGGGCTCAAAGTGGAAAAGTGTGAGTGCTGGCACAGTGCATACAACGGCCATTCGGGAAGATGGCACGCTCTGGGCCTGGGGCAGCGTCTATTTCGACCTGCTGGGCACTGGTGCTCAGAAATACTCTATCGTACCCGTACAAATTGCGCCGGGCACTACCTGGCAAAGCGTGGTGACCGGCCGCGGGTACACCCTAGCAGTACGCCAGGATGGTACAAGCTGGGCCTGGGGGCTCAATGGGATTCACCAATTGGGGGATGGCACCGCTACTGACCGGCCGGCACCAGTGCAACTTTCCTCCCCAACCAACTGGGTCAGCTACGCGGCCGGCGGCAGCCATGCCCTGGTCATCCGTGCAGACGGTACGCTCTGGGCCTGGGGCAACAACCAGGTTGGCCAGCTTGGCCAGAGCCCGCTAGGCACAGTCCCCCTAATGCTCACACTGGGCAACCAAGTGCTAACCGCCACCCCGTCGGCAGTTGCTGCCGCCCCGGCCCTCGAAGCCCCACTCACCGCGTGGCCGGTACCGTTTGGCAGCACCGGTGTGCAGGTACAACTTCGTCCTTTGCAGCGTGGCCCGGCTATCATCAGCCTGCTGAATGCTACCGGCCGCGTGCTGTGGCAGCAGACATTATATATATCTGCTGCCACGACCCTGACGATACCTCAAACTGGCTCTTTGCCTTCTGGATTGTATCTACTCCGTTTGCAGCAAGGCACCCAACAATCGGTGCTGCGGATAGTTCGTGAATAA
- a CDS encoding DUF6970 domain-containing protein translates to MNRVSIHLLSWLLLLGGATSCSSYLEDAAPTCPGDFSATLTEQLRQKPKQTPAAEITQYTYQNRTVYLVTGGPATNYSYLFDTCGNVICAAAGGPANNGDGRCSDFTATATNPVLIWRDPR, encoded by the coding sequence ATGAACCGCGTTTCTATCCATCTGTTGTCGTGGCTCCTCCTGTTGGGGGGAGCTACTTCCTGTTCCAGTTACCTGGAAGATGCTGCCCCAACTTGCCCCGGCGACTTTTCAGCCACTCTCACGGAGCAGCTCCGGCAGAAGCCCAAGCAAACACCGGCCGCTGAAATAACCCAGTATACTTACCAAAACCGGACGGTGTACCTGGTTACCGGCGGCCCCGCTACCAACTACAGCTACCTGTTTGATACCTGTGGCAATGTAATTTGCGCGGCCGCTGGCGGCCCCGCCAACAATGGTGACGGCCGCTGCTCCGACTTTACCGCCACAGCCACCAACCCGGTTCTTATCTGGCGCGACCCCCGGTAG
- a CDS encoding outer membrane beta-barrel protein — protein MAASAPNTPDSPTPRPTGDLEHLFQQKFAEAEVTPRASLWDQLDHELVIQQHEQVVQENTTYRRRLVVHRWVAAACLLLALGFGSWAFLGNSGLNSSPELAAALPGSNASAENGAGFRLGEGAAIGATVASGASSGGAAAAGGLASVTENGMGSQQVPEGATAPAGQRSGLGQMLAGLYESVTGGRSGYDAGQLSDEGRGSRQYAAGAATLFASHSPAAENAFFAGFSLMEPRAAYLRNNLGLRRPDTLKPALLAVPQAPAQMQELAAVEPEQKETPKLWKRLRLGGSLAAGSFSPNINFSHTDGRVKADPVTTALRSYYQDEAEDEYRRNLRAGLSQCVALTASYALNKHWTLTGGAEVAEQRATSATTYGFIDGKQVGREAADIFSRPAAYNAAPAQPRTTSYHYRTAAVPVGVRYGSNKAGLSLYAKVGAAVSVLLSSRSELDGSPEATRAYSAKSTDSPYRQVLTSLRGGAGVRYQPATASWSLAVGPAAETYLTTLNANPSQRVANQSRPYSLGVEASVEFGTPKPMPGVQ, from the coding sequence ATGGCAGCTTCCGCTCCTAATACACCTGATTCTCCCACCCCGCGCCCTACCGGCGACCTGGAGCACCTGTTTCAGCAGAAATTCGCTGAAGCCGAGGTGACGCCGCGCGCCAGCCTCTGGGACCAGCTCGACCATGAGCTGGTAATTCAGCAGCATGAGCAGGTAGTACAGGAAAATACTACGTACCGTCGCCGCCTGGTAGTGCACCGCTGGGTGGCTGCCGCATGTCTGCTGCTGGCCCTGGGCTTCGGTAGCTGGGCTTTCCTAGGCAATAGTGGCCTGAACTCTTCTCCGGAGCTGGCGGCTGCACTGCCCGGCTCCAACGCTTCGGCTGAAAATGGTGCCGGTTTCCGTCTGGGCGAGGGCGCAGCCATTGGCGCAACGGTAGCTTCCGGGGCATCTTCGGGCGGTGCTGCGGCGGCCGGCGGCTTAGCTTCTGTTACCGAAAACGGCATGGGCAGCCAGCAGGTGCCGGAAGGTGCTACCGCACCGGCTGGCCAGCGTTCCGGCCTTGGGCAGATGCTGGCTGGGCTTTACGAATCGGTAACCGGTGGGCGTAGCGGCTATGATGCCGGGCAACTATCTGACGAGGGGAGGGGCAGTCGGCAATATGCTGCCGGAGCCGCCACCCTGTTTGCCAGTCATTCGCCCGCCGCAGAAAATGCCTTTTTCGCAGGCTTCAGCTTGATGGAGCCCCGGGCGGCCTACCTGCGCAACAACTTGGGACTGCGCCGCCCCGATACGCTGAAGCCGGCTCTGTTGGCTGTACCGCAGGCCCCGGCCCAAATGCAAGAGCTGGCTGCTGTGGAGCCTGAGCAGAAAGAAACTCCCAAGCTATGGAAGCGCCTGCGCCTGGGAGGTAGCCTGGCTGCCGGTTCCTTCAGCCCTAACATCAACTTCTCGCACACAGACGGCCGCGTGAAGGCCGACCCCGTTACGACGGCTCTGCGCAGTTATTATCAGGATGAAGCCGAGGATGAATACCGCCGCAACCTGCGGGCCGGCCTCAGCCAATGCGTCGCCCTCACGGCTTCCTACGCCCTCAACAAGCACTGGACGCTGACCGGTGGGGCTGAAGTGGCGGAACAGCGGGCTACCTCAGCTACTACCTATGGCTTTATTGACGGCAAGCAGGTAGGCCGGGAGGCCGCCGATATTTTCAGCCGGCCCGCTGCCTACAACGCCGCCCCGGCCCAGCCCCGCACTACCTCCTACCACTACCGCACAGCAGCCGTACCGGTAGGGGTGCGCTACGGCTCCAATAAAGCCGGTCTCTCGCTCTATGCCAAAGTGGGCGCGGCAGTGAGCGTACTGCTAAGCAGCCGCTCGGAGCTGGATGGCTCACCGGAAGCTACCCGGGCATACAGCGCAAAATCAACAGACTCCCCGTACCGGCAGGTGCTGACTTCCCTGCGCGGGGGAGCAGGCGTGCGCTACCAGCCAGCAACAGCCAGCTGGAGCTTGGCCGTAGGCCCCGCCGCCGAAACGTATCTGACAACCCTCAACGCCAACCCCAGCCAGCGCGTGGCTAACCAAAGCCGCCCGTACAGCCTGGGCGTAGAAGCCAGTGTAGAGTTTGGAACTCCCAAACCTATGCCGGGTGTACAATAG
- a CDS encoding RNA polymerase sigma factor — protein MSALSATLGGGGLRSLLPNGAAARPESLSSSLSAPVRTLTPPSQLSDLELIDGCLAGSRLMQKYLYERFAGRMMAVCLRYAQTTFEAEDVLQEGFLTVFKNLGSFRRECPLEFWIRRIMVNAALRQHRRNAPLVAVSDGGEYPEDLMGEEFTLSNYNFEELLNLIQELAPRYRMVFNLFAIEGYGHKEIGDMLGISEGTSKSQYSRARAILKSKIERLDAHRSHGSFRS, from the coding sequence ATGAGCGCCCTTTCGGCTACGTTGGGCGGAGGTGGGCTGCGTAGCCTGCTGCCCAACGGCGCGGCTGCGCGCCCGGAGTCCTTATCCTCGTCGTTATCCGCTCCTGTGCGTACCCTCACCCCGCCTTCCCAGCTTTCCGACCTGGAGCTGATTGACGGTTGCCTCGCCGGTAGCCGCCTGATGCAGAAATACCTCTATGAACGATTTGCCGGCCGCATGATGGCCGTGTGCCTGCGCTACGCTCAAACCACTTTTGAGGCGGAGGATGTGCTGCAGGAAGGTTTTCTGACGGTATTTAAGAACCTGGGCAGCTTCCGGCGGGAGTGCCCGCTGGAATTCTGGATTCGCCGTATCATGGTAAATGCTGCCCTGCGCCAGCACCGCCGCAACGCCCCGCTGGTAGCCGTAAGCGACGGGGGCGAATACCCGGAGGACCTGATGGGCGAAGAGTTTACGCTCTCGAATTACAACTTCGAGGAGTTGCTGAACCTGATTCAGGAACTGGCTCCGCGCTACCGCATGGTGTTCAACCTGTTTGCCATTGAAGGGTATGGCCACAAAGAAATTGGCGACATGCTGGGCATCTCCGAAGGCACTAGCAAGTCGCAGTACTCCCGCGCCCGGGCCATTTTGAAAAGTAAAATCGAACGTCTCGACGCTCACCGCTCCCATGGCAGCTTCCGCTCCTAA
- the wrbA gene encoding NAD(P)H:quinone oxidoreductase, with translation MKTLVLFYSTYGHAYKLAEAVAEGARQVADNEVLVKRVPETLPKELLDQIGATEAQKAFGHVPVVTVDELKEYDAIVVGVPTRYGNMCGQMQAFWDSTGGLWAQGALVGKVGGAFVSTATQHGGQETTIRAVHTMLLHHGFVLVGLPYAWQGQMGHHEVTGGTPYGASTVAGGQGERQPSANELEGAVFQGRHTAEIAKKLAVK, from the coding sequence ATGAAAACTCTTGTGCTGTTTTACTCCACCTATGGTCATGCCTACAAGCTGGCGGAAGCCGTAGCCGAAGGTGCCCGCCAGGTAGCCGATAATGAGGTGCTTGTGAAGCGCGTGCCCGAAACGCTGCCCAAAGAGCTGCTCGACCAGATAGGGGCCACGGAAGCGCAGAAGGCATTCGGCCACGTTCCGGTGGTAACGGTGGATGAGCTGAAGGAATATGATGCTATTGTGGTGGGGGTACCCACGCGCTACGGTAACATGTGCGGCCAGATGCAGGCTTTCTGGGACAGCACAGGTGGCCTGTGGGCGCAGGGGGCGCTGGTAGGCAAGGTCGGCGGCGCGTTCGTCAGCACGGCCACCCAGCACGGCGGTCAGGAAACCACCATCCGGGCGGTGCATACTATGCTGCTGCACCATGGTTTTGTGCTGGTAGGCCTGCCCTATGCCTGGCAGGGCCAGATGGGTCACCACGAAGTAACCGGCGGCACGCCCTACGGTGCCAGCACCGTGGCCGGTGGCCAGGGCGAGCGGCAGCCCAGTGCCAATGAATTGGAAGGAGCCGTGTTCCAGGGCCGCCACACTGCCGAAATTGCCAAGAAACTGGCGGTGAAATAA
- a CDS encoding LytR/AlgR family response regulator transcription factor produces MTCAILDDEPLALDLLADYCAQVPGLELKGQFDDALAGLAFLQDNPVDVVFLDIHMPRLTGVQLAQLLPQPGPRIIFTTAYDQYAVRSYELNASDYLLKPIAFERFVQAVQKVRQQLQPATTPTPPAVVAPADVTPTAPDAMFVKNDHRLQRVAFDDILYIEGMKEYLMIYTATGKVLTLQSFRRVEEVLPPDRFARIHKSFLVALSRIEHVERGKVQVAGRLLPIGDTYRDSFNALIKAYNLL; encoded by the coding sequence ATGACCTGTGCTATCCTCGACGACGAACCCCTGGCCCTCGACCTGCTGGCCGATTACTGCGCTCAGGTGCCCGGCCTGGAGCTGAAAGGGCAGTTTGATGACGCGTTGGCGGGCCTGGCCTTTCTGCAGGATAATCCCGTGGACGTGGTGTTTCTGGATATTCATATGCCCCGGCTCACGGGCGTGCAGTTGGCCCAGCTGCTGCCCCAGCCCGGCCCACGCATCATCTTCACTACTGCCTACGACCAGTATGCCGTGCGCAGCTACGAACTCAACGCTTCCGACTATCTACTCAAACCCATTGCTTTCGAGCGGTTTGTGCAGGCCGTGCAGAAAGTTCGCCAGCAACTCCAGCCCGCTACCACGCCGACACCGCCGGCAGTAGTAGCCCCCGCAGATGTCACGCCCACGGCCCCGGACGCCATGTTCGTGAAGAACGACCACCGCCTCCAGCGCGTGGCGTTCGATGATATCCTCTACATCGAGGGCATGAAGGAGTACCTGATGATTTACACTGCTACCGGCAAAGTGCTCACGCTACAGTCATTCCGGCGGGTGGAGGAAGTGCTGCCGCCAGACCGGTTTGCCCGCATTCACAAGTCCTTTCTGGTGGCCCTGAGCCGTATTGAGCACGTAGAGCGGGGCAAAGTGCAGGTCGCTGGGCGCCTCCTGCCCATCGGCGACACCTACCGTGACTCGTTCAATGCCCTCATCAAGGCGTATAATCTGCTTTAA
- a CDS encoding sensor histidine kinase, which yields MEVLSEPLVAPALKDSAASRRGWRARLRPLLRPATWSAAAEVTPVPRWVHVLLGLWLLVLDALKLGNVISLLPRFPATPAEWQPLLPMLGRLLLEDACAAALFYLTWSWLIPRTLGRARVVQYVLLAALLVLPYAALIGWVTTQTTRKGVQISAYRVTTSRPGKKSVTTVVSGRKAGPDAPEVWMRILSSGIVGVFIIGSSSALRVTGDYIRGQRNRREMERQQLLTELAMLKTQINPHFLFNTLNNIYSLTSRKSDKAPEAVLRLAEIMRYLLYESSTDTVPLSREVAHLSSFLDLQRLRLSASAQEAIRFEVEGTSPDCAHPIAPLLLLPLVENAFKHGDLTARPVAVHISLLLASDGLLRFSVLNHVAPADAERELPKQPGGVGLVNLHRRLELLYPGRYALDVQTPPGQHLVTLVLLQ from the coding sequence ATGGAAGTTTTGTCCGAGCCCCTGGTTGCGCCCGCCCTGAAAGATTCTGCTGCTTCCCGGCGGGGGTGGCGGGCCCGCCTGCGGCCGTTGCTGCGGCCCGCTACCTGGTCGGCGGCGGCCGAAGTGACGCCGGTGCCGCGCTGGGTGCACGTGCTGCTGGGGCTGTGGCTGCTGGTGCTGGACGCGCTGAAGCTGGGTAACGTCATTTCCCTGCTGCCCCGCTTCCCGGCCACCCCGGCCGAGTGGCAGCCGCTGCTGCCGATGCTGGGCCGCCTGCTGCTGGAAGATGCCTGCGCCGCCGCCTTGTTCTACCTCACCTGGAGCTGGCTGATTCCGCGCACCCTGGGCCGGGCGCGGGTGGTGCAGTACGTGCTGCTGGCGGCCCTGTTGGTGCTGCCTTACGCCGCCCTCATCGGCTGGGTAACCACGCAAACCACTCGCAAAGGCGTGCAGATTTCGGCCTACCGCGTCACCACTTCCCGGCCGGGCAAAAAGTCGGTTACTACGGTGGTAAGCGGCCGGAAGGCAGGCCCCGATGCGCCGGAAGTCTGGATGCGCATCCTCAGCTCGGGGATTGTGGGCGTGTTCATCATCGGCAGCAGCTCGGCCCTGCGCGTCACCGGCGACTATATCCGGGGTCAGCGGAACCGACGCGAAATGGAGCGCCAGCAGCTGCTGACGGAGCTGGCCATGCTCAAAACCCAGATCAACCCGCACTTCCTGTTCAACACCCTCAACAACATCTACTCCCTCACCAGTCGCAAGTCGGATAAGGCCCCGGAGGCCGTGCTGCGCCTGGCCGAAATCATGCGCTACCTGCTCTACGAAAGCAGCACCGACACTGTACCGCTGAGCCGGGAAGTGGCCCATTTGAGTAGTTTCCTGGACCTGCAGCGGCTGCGGCTGTCGGCTTCCGCGCAGGAGGCCATCCGGTTTGAGGTGGAAGGGACCTCACCCGACTGCGCCCACCCCATTGCGCCGCTGCTGCTGCTGCCACTGGTGGAAAATGCTTTCAAGCACGGCGACCTCACGGCCCGGCCCGTGGCCGTGCACATTTCCCTGCTGCTGGCTTCCGATGGGCTGTTGCGCTTCTCAGTGCTCAACCACGTAGCCCCCGCCGATGCCGAGCGGGAGCTGCCCAAACAGCCTGGCGGCGTGGGCCTCGTGAACCTGCACCGCCGCTTGGAGCTGCTCTACCCCGGCCGCTATGCCCTCGACGTGCAAACGCCCCCTGGCCAGCACCTGGTTACACTAGTGCTGCTGCAGTAG
- a CDS encoding ABC transporter ATP-binding protein: MNSASLPLLETRNLSFRFGSRPILHEVNLRVEPGSIYGFLGPNGAGKSTTMRLLLGLLRSAAGSIHLFGHDLAQHRVALLNRVGALIENPSLYDHLSGRENVEATRRLRGVPAHRTAEVLALVGLTDNAHRAAREYSLGMRQRLGLAIALLSDPDLLLLDEPTNGLDPSGIMEMRELLTRLRQEHGKTIVVSSHLINEIEKVATHVGVIQQGRLVFQGSLPDLQRLQTGRARLVLETEDADRCRNLLPRLLAGATVPAAGTLWLPWLNKEHSAEVAAALVAAGQPLFGLRLEQPSLEDTFLHLTEVKELV; the protein is encoded by the coding sequence ATGAACTCAGCATCCCTCCCCCTCCTGGAAACCCGGAACCTCAGTTTCCGCTTCGGCTCCCGCCCCATTCTGCACGAGGTGAACCTACGGGTGGAGCCGGGCAGCATCTACGGCTTTCTGGGGCCGAACGGGGCCGGCAAAAGCACCACCATGCGGCTGCTGCTGGGCCTGCTGCGGTCGGCCGCCGGCTCCATCCATCTGTTCGGGCATGATCTGGCGCAGCACCGGGTGGCCTTGCTGAACCGGGTGGGCGCGCTCATCGAAAACCCTTCGCTCTACGACCACCTCAGCGGCCGGGAAAACGTGGAAGCCACCCGCCGGCTGCGGGGCGTACCGGCTCACCGCACCGCCGAGGTACTGGCCCTGGTTGGCCTTACCGACAATGCTCACCGCGCGGCCCGCGAGTATTCCCTGGGCATGCGGCAGCGGCTGGGCCTGGCCATTGCCTTGCTCTCCGACCCCGACCTGCTGCTGCTGGATGAGCCCACCAACGGCCTCGACCCGAGTGGTATTATGGAGATGCGCGAGTTGCTGACGCGCCTGCGCCAGGAGCACGGCAAAACCATCGTGGTCAGCAGCCACCTCATCAATGAAATTGAGAAAGTAGCCACCCACGTCGGCGTGATTCAGCAGGGGCGGCTGGTGTTCCAGGGCAGCCTGCCCGATTTGCAGCGGCTGCAAACCGGCCGCGCCCGGCTGGTACTGGAAACCGAGGATGCCGACCGGTGCCGCAACCTGCTGCCACGTCTGCTGGCCGGGGCTACCGTACCTGCGGCCGGTACGCTCTGGCTGCCCTGGCTGAATAAAGAGCATTCGGCGGAGGTAGCGGCCGCGCTGGTAGCCGCCGGGCAGCCGCTCTTCGGCCTGCGCCTAGAGCAGCCCAGCCTGGAAGATACCTTCCTCCACCTCACCGAGGTAAAAGAACTGGTGTAA
- a CDS encoding ABC transporter permease produces MEAVLTPDFLTLPAAPAPLTQFRRTLSADVLKLRRTAALRLTLLSGLFPVLIAFLIFFFKGDIIMKAGGSPWPRFIMAAWQTAGTLLLPLFVVLLTSLVVNVETKATAWKHLYAQPVGRGAVFGSKLLLLLALNAVALLLFVALLLGAGFLLGIVRPKLGFQLHAVPLTPVLWMLGRTYVATLGLLAVQYIVSLLWRSFVVPVGVGMGAVVATIALLSWEHVDKIPYAAPLGTSASLKMTKAGVLETAHELAKHEWYSLGWFAGALLLGYLVLYRRNVTN; encoded by the coding sequence ATGGAAGCTGTCCTTACGCCCGATTTCCTGACGCTGCCCGCCGCGCCCGCGCCGCTCACCCAGTTCCGCCGCACCCTTTCGGCCGATGTGCTGAAGCTACGCCGCACCGCTGCCCTACGCCTGACGCTGCTCAGCGGCCTGTTCCCCGTACTCATTGCCTTCCTAATTTTCTTTTTCAAGGGCGACATTATCATGAAGGCCGGCGGCAGCCCGTGGCCCCGCTTCATTATGGCGGCCTGGCAAACGGCCGGCACACTGCTGCTGCCGCTGTTTGTGGTGCTGCTCACGAGCCTAGTGGTAAATGTGGAAACCAAGGCCACCGCCTGGAAGCATCTGTATGCGCAGCCGGTAGGCCGGGGGGCGGTATTCGGCTCCAAGCTGCTGCTGCTACTGGCCCTGAACGCCGTGGCTTTGCTGCTGTTTGTGGCCCTGCTACTGGGCGCCGGATTCCTGCTGGGCATAGTGCGGCCTAAGCTGGGGTTTCAGCTGCACGCGGTGCCGCTTACCCCGGTGCTCTGGATGCTGGGCCGCACCTACGTGGCCACGCTGGGGCTGCTGGCGGTGCAGTACATCGTGAGTTTGCTGTGGCGCTCCTTTGTGGTGCCGGTGGGCGTGGGCATGGGCGCGGTAGTGGCCACCATTGCCCTGCTAAGCTGGGAGCATGTGGACAAGATTCCGTACGCTGCGCCGCTGGGCACGTCGGCTTCACTGAAAATGACCAAGGCCGGCGTGCTGGAAACCGCGCACGAGCTGGCAAAGCACGAGTGGTATTCGCTGGGCTGGTTTGCCGGCGCGCTGCTGCTGGGCTACTTGGTGCTATACCGCCGCAACGTCACCAACTGA